The following coding sequences are from one Luteolibacter yonseiensis window:
- a CDS encoding 3-keto-disaccharide hydrolase, with amino-acid sequence MKPIRSLILATMLAPALAFAAPGDPGINTLSEKEKADGWKLLFDGKSLAGWSNFKKTDIRPGWVVKDGSLVCADPHDAGDIVTSEEFSAFVLELDYNISEAGNSGIIFHVTNEGGAVWATGPEFQLEDNAKAKDPERCGWLYALYKPEIDAKTGKPLDATKPAGEWNHVKLTITPEKCVHEINGVKYFEYNMNGEDFKERVAKSKFGKMPLFAKSGKGFVALQGDHGSISFRNIKIRPL; translated from the coding sequence ATGAAACCCATCCGATCCCTCATTCTCGCAACCATGCTCGCTCCCGCCCTTGCCTTCGCCGCCCCCGGGGACCCGGGGATCAACACGTTGTCCGAAAAGGAAAAGGCCGACGGCTGGAAGCTCCTGTTCGACGGCAAGAGCCTCGCCGGCTGGAGCAACTTCAAGAAGACCGACATCCGCCCCGGCTGGGTCGTCAAGGATGGCTCGCTCGTCTGCGCGGACCCGCACGACGCGGGTGACATCGTGACCAGCGAGGAGTTCTCCGCCTTCGTGCTGGAACTGGACTACAACATTTCCGAAGCCGGCAACAGCGGGATCATCTTCCATGTCACCAACGAAGGTGGCGCGGTCTGGGCGACCGGACCGGAATTCCAGCTTGAGGACAATGCCAAGGCCAAGGACCCGGAACGCTGCGGCTGGCTCTACGCCCTCTACAAGCCGGAGATCGACGCCAAGACGGGCAAGCCCCTCGATGCCACCAAGCCCGCCGGCGAGTGGAACCACGTGAAGCTCACCATCACACCGGAGAAGTGCGTGCATGAGATCAACGGTGTGAAATATTTCGAATACAACATGAACGGCGAGGACTTCAAGGAACGCGTCGCGAAGAGCAAGTTCGGCAAGATGCCGTTGTTCGCGAAATCCGGCAAAGGCTTCGTAGCCCTGCAGGGAGACCACGGTTCCATTTCCTTCCGCAACATCAAGATCCGCCCCCTCTGA
- a CDS encoding ABC transporter ATP-binding protein/permease, with the protein MAHETLHIIRATWKRLRGVLRSLLKSPQGPRAVVFAVTLVLLMIAINGLNVLNSYVGRDFMSSIEHRNMRMFELQALYYVGVFLLSTAAAVLYRFTEERLGILWREQLTRRLIGAYMDDRTYYRLDSATGVANPDQRISEDVRAFTTTTLSFILLIVNGTLTAISFSGVLWSISPFLFCVAVTYAVCGSVFTILLGKPLIRLNYNQLDMEANFRADLIHVRENSESIALAHREGRFKARLNKRLDALTTNFRRLIRINRNLGFFTNGYNYFIQIIPALIIAPMFIAGNKEFGVITQSTMAFATLLGAFSLIVTQFQSISAFTAVTARLHSLNDAIEKAHEVTPCSIAVDETVDRMIYENVTLLTADRGRVLLAGLNLEITRGSRWLVKAHDDAQKVALFRATASVWDNGGGHIIRPGLDNILFLPERPYLPPGTLREVLLRTGAENVVPDELIHSVLAKLDLEEIIARAHGLDTDQDWDDLLSIGEQHLLSVSRIFLAKPAFVFLDRPGSALTKNQISSILEKLSEQGIGSVVLSKNGESRLRYDSVLEIKADGSWDVTSEAVADANGDLNDLSC; encoded by the coding sequence ATGGCTCACGAAACACTTCACATCATACGGGCGACATGGAAACGCCTGCGAGGCGTACTGCGGTCGCTTCTGAAGTCTCCGCAAGGTCCGAGGGCGGTGGTGTTCGCGGTGACCCTGGTGCTGCTGATGATCGCGATCAACGGCCTTAACGTTTTGAACAGCTACGTGGGGCGGGATTTCATGTCGTCCATCGAGCACCGGAACATGAGGATGTTCGAACTGCAGGCGCTCTACTATGTCGGGGTGTTCCTGCTCTCGACGGCGGCGGCGGTTCTTTATCGGTTCACGGAAGAACGTCTGGGGATTCTCTGGCGCGAGCAACTGACCCGACGGCTCATCGGAGCCTACATGGACGACCGGACCTACTATCGGCTGGACTCCGCCACGGGCGTGGCCAATCCCGACCAGCGTATTTCCGAAGATGTCAGGGCGTTCACGACCACCACGCTTTCGTTCATCCTGCTCATCGTGAACGGAACCCTGACGGCCATCTCCTTCTCCGGGGTCTTGTGGTCCATCAGTCCTTTTCTTTTCTGTGTGGCGGTGACGTATGCGGTCTGTGGTTCTGTGTTCACCATCTTGCTGGGAAAACCGCTGATCCGGCTGAATTACAACCAGCTCGACATGGAGGCGAACTTCCGGGCGGATCTCATCCATGTGCGGGAGAATTCCGAATCCATCGCGCTCGCGCACCGCGAAGGCCGGTTCAAGGCTCGCCTGAACAAGCGGCTGGACGCCTTGACGACCAACTTCCGCCGGTTGATCCGCATCAACCGGAACCTCGGTTTCTTCACGAACGGATACAATTATTTCATCCAGATCATTCCGGCCCTCATCATCGCTCCGATGTTTATCGCGGGAAACAAGGAGTTCGGTGTCATCACCCAATCCACCATGGCGTTCGCGACCCTCCTGGGCGCGTTCTCGCTCATCGTGACGCAGTTCCAGTCCATCTCGGCCTTTACCGCGGTTACGGCGCGGCTCCACAGTCTGAATGACGCCATCGAGAAAGCGCATGAGGTCACTCCTTGTTCCATCGCGGTCGATGAGACGGTCGACCGGATGATTTACGAGAACGTCACGCTTCTCACCGCGGATCGCGGCAGGGTGCTGCTGGCCGGATTGAATCTGGAGATCACCCGCGGGTCGCGCTGGCTGGTCAAGGCGCATGACGACGCGCAGAAGGTCGCGCTCTTCCGGGCCACGGCCAGCGTGTGGGACAATGGCGGCGGTCATATCATCCGTCCCGGACTCGACAATATCCTGTTCCTTCCCGAACGCCCTTACCTGCCACCCGGCACGCTGCGCGAGGTGCTGCTGCGGACCGGTGCGGAGAACGTGGTTCCGGATGAGTTGATCCACAGCGTGCTCGCGAAGCTGGATCTGGAGGAAATCATCGCCCGGGCGCATGGCCTCGACACCGATCAGGATTGGGACGACCTGCTTTCCATCGGCGAGCAACACCTGCTGTCCGTCTCCCGGATTTTCCTCGCGAAACCCGCATTCGTCTTCCTGGACCGCCCCGGCAGCGCGCTCACGAAAAACCAGATTTCCAGCATCCTGGAGAAGTTGTCCGAGCAGGGCATCGGCTCCGTGGTCCTCTCGAAAAACGGCGAGTCCCGGTTGCGTTATGATTCTGTTCTGGAGATCAAGGCGGATGGTTCGTGGGATGTGACCAGCGAAGCGGTGGCGGATGCGAACGGGGATCTCAATGACCTGAGTTGTTAG
- a CDS encoding ATP-binding protein — MTISSGDYEKLGQFYLGRGYDAGTKQIEDDLILYDSKDLVTHGVVLGMTGSGKTGLCLALLEEAAMDNIPAIIIDPKGDISNLLLTFPDLDATSFRPWINEEDAAKKGVSPDEFAARTAETWKKGLADWGQEPSRIATFRDKVDINIFTPGSKAGIPVSILSSLEVPPFEIMDDAELLDERVESTVSSLLSLVGVDSDAIQSPEAVLVAAIFQKAWADGQNVTLETLIRHIQKPSFDKVGVIDLESFMPEKPRQALALKFNNLLASPGFATWLDGPPLDIAGMLHTSAGKPRISIFSIAHLGDTERMFFVSLLLNQMLGWMRTQNGTTSLRAILYMDEIYGYLPPSANPPSKRPLMTILKQGRAFGLGCLLATQNPVDLDYKALSNIGTWFLGRLQTERDKLRVLDGLEGAAGSQNAQFDRGTMEKLISGLGNRIFLMNNVHEDSPVVFHVRWVMSYLTGPLTRGQIKTLMDPKRGDFTKAAAPAAAENPMGMPGMNAAPSAASRPNVGAGISEIFVAPAGAGEDITYQPHLLRVGVVHFSSAKADLDGSRTVKLVNPITATGIDWEKILPPPLKLEESNSEPVGGAGFGELPGFAMNAANYKQVEKDFTEWLYRNERADVFTSPGLKEWSKLGESEADFRTRIIHQAREARDAAIQKLRDTAAKKVSTLEGRLRTAEGQLAKEKAESSSATVQAGVSVLGGILGAVFGRKAGLGTLTRGSSAIGKATGAYKQRQDVANAEAKVEGVAGEIETIQAELEAGVSKLTESYDAANIPLETESIKPAKSDVKVQTVALLWLPFDARGEKAW; from the coding sequence ATGACCATTTCCAGCGGCGATTATGAAAAACTGGGCCAGTTTTACCTCGGCCGGGGCTACGATGCCGGAACGAAGCAGATCGAGGACGATCTGATCCTTTACGATTCGAAGGATCTGGTCACCCACGGCGTGGTGCTCGGCATGACCGGTTCCGGGAAGACGGGGCTTTGTCTCGCGCTGCTGGAAGAGGCGGCGATGGACAATATCCCCGCGATCATCATCGACCCCAAGGGGGATATTTCAAACCTGCTGCTCACTTTCCCCGATCTCGATGCGACGAGTTTCCGCCCTTGGATCAACGAGGAAGACGCCGCGAAAAAGGGAGTTTCACCAGATGAGTTCGCCGCCCGGACGGCGGAGACGTGGAAAAAGGGACTGGCGGATTGGGGGCAGGAACCTTCGCGCATCGCGACGTTCCGCGACAAGGTGGACATCAACATTTTCACTCCCGGCAGCAAGGCGGGCATCCCGGTGAGCATCCTGAGCTCGTTGGAAGTGCCGCCATTTGAAATCATGGATGACGCGGAACTGTTGGACGAGCGGGTGGAGAGCACGGTGTCCTCTCTGCTCTCGCTCGTCGGTGTGGATTCCGATGCGATCCAGAGCCCGGAGGCCGTGCTCGTCGCCGCCATTTTCCAGAAGGCGTGGGCGGACGGGCAGAACGTGACATTGGAAACGTTGATCCGCCACATCCAGAAGCCCTCTTTTGACAAGGTGGGGGTGATCGATCTGGAATCCTTCATGCCGGAGAAACCCCGGCAGGCTCTCGCTCTGAAATTCAACAATCTGCTGGCTTCGCCGGGTTTCGCCACCTGGCTCGACGGCCCGCCACTCGACATCGCGGGCATGCTGCACACTTCCGCAGGCAAACCACGTATCTCGATTTTCTCCATCGCCCATCTGGGCGATACGGAGCGGATGTTTTTCGTGAGTTTGCTGCTGAACCAGATGCTCGGCTGGATGCGGACGCAGAACGGCACCACCTCGCTGCGCGCCATCCTCTACATGGATGAGATCTACGGCTATCTGCCACCCAGTGCCAATCCGCCGTCCAAGCGACCGTTGATGACCATCCTGAAGCAAGGCCGCGCGTTCGGCCTCGGCTGCCTGCTCGCCACGCAGAACCCCGTGGATCTGGACTACAAGGCGCTCTCCAACATCGGCACCTGGTTCCTCGGCCGGCTTCAAACCGAACGTGACAAGCTCCGCGTGCTCGACGGGCTGGAAGGAGCCGCCGGATCGCAGAACGCGCAGTTCGACCGGGGCACGATGGAGAAACTCATTTCCGGTCTCGGCAACCGCATCTTCCTGATGAACAACGTGCACGAGGACTCCCCGGTGGTCTTCCACGTGCGCTGGGTGATGAGCTACCTGACGGGTCCGCTCACCCGTGGCCAGATCAAGACGCTGATGGACCCCAAGCGCGGGGATTTCACAAAGGCCGCCGCACCGGCCGCTGCTGAAAACCCGATGGGCATGCCGGGCATGAATGCCGCACCTTCCGCCGCATCACGCCCGAACGTGGGTGCGGGCATCAGCGAGATATTCGTGGCACCGGCCGGGGCGGGGGAGGACATCACTTACCAGCCGCACCTGTTGCGCGTCGGCGTGGTGCACTTCTCTTCGGCAAAGGCGGATCTCGACGGCAGCCGCACGGTAAAACTGGTGAACCCTATCACCGCCACGGGCATTGATTGGGAGAAAATACTGCCACCACCGCTGAAGCTGGAAGAATCCAACAGCGAACCCGTGGGAGGGGCGGGCTTCGGAGAACTACCCGGATTCGCCATGAATGCCGCGAACTACAAGCAGGTGGAAAAAGACTTCACCGAGTGGCTCTACCGCAATGAGCGCGCGGATGTCTTCACCAGCCCCGGGCTGAAGGAGTGGTCGAAGCTTGGCGAGAGCGAAGCGGATTTCCGCACGCGCATCATCCATCAGGCTCGTGAGGCGAGGGACGCGGCGATTCAAAAACTCCGAGACACTGCGGCGAAAAAGGTCTCCACCCTCGAAGGCCGCCTTCGCACCGCGGAAGGCCAGCTCGCGAAGGAAAAAGCCGAATCCAGCTCCGCCACGGTCCAGGCCGGTGTTTCGGTGCTCGGCGGTATCCTTGGTGCGGTCTTCGGACGCAAGGCGGGCCTGGGTACCCTCACCCGTGGATCGTCAGCAATCGGCAAGGCGACCGGTGCTTACAAACAGCGTCAGGACGTCGCCAATGCCGAAGCGAAGGTGGAAGGAGTCGCAGGTGAAATCGAAACCATCCAGGCCGAGCTGGAGGCTGGCGTTTCCAAGCTCACCGAATCCTACGATGCGGCGAACATTCCGCTGGAAACGGAATCCATCAAGCCGGCCAAATCGGATGTGAAAGTACAAACCGTCGCACTGCTATGGCTGCCATTCGACGCGAGAGGGGAGAAGGCATGGTGA
- a CDS encoding DUF5077 domain-containing protein, whose amino-acid sequence MSWLLYLSVSSAAIAAAPTDAELLAYIKGRSTLQRITPTRVDMAAQVISRCNIDAVLLKPGEIPVENPHLKAKFHTYANAPAVLPVFDPWGRFPEGSLLVKEKFSETGETQLFTGMWKREQGYFPETGDWEFFTVDATAGRIAERGRLPKCAACHEEMVKGDHVSRDYIIPAQITDGRIILHSSGATTHGEKLRYEEPEKKNTLGFWVDPADWAEWEFNVTRPGTFDIHLWQGCGPGSGGSEVSITTAGQTAGFVVEETGHFQNFKERVVGRVRFEKTGPQKLELRALKKPGAAVMDVRLIVLTPVKQE is encoded by the coding sequence ATGAGCTGGCTCCTGTATCTCTCCGTGTCATCCGCCGCCATCGCCGCGGCTCCGACGGACGCGGAGTTGCTCGCCTACATCAAGGGCAGGAGCACGCTTCAGCGCATCACTCCCACCCGGGTGGACATGGCCGCCCAAGTCATCTCGCGTTGCAACATCGATGCCGTCCTGCTGAAGCCAGGAGAAATTCCTGTCGAGAATCCCCACCTGAAGGCGAAGTTCCACACCTATGCGAATGCCCCGGCGGTGCTTCCGGTTTTCGATCCGTGGGGCAGATTTCCCGAGGGCAGCCTGCTGGTGAAGGAGAAGTTTTCGGAGACTGGAGAGACGCAGCTTTTCACCGGGATGTGGAAACGCGAACAAGGCTATTTCCCGGAGACGGGCGATTGGGAATTCTTCACGGTGGATGCCACGGCGGGCAGGATCGCGGAGCGGGGAAGGCTGCCGAAGTGCGCGGCCTGCCATGAAGAGATGGTGAAAGGAGATCACGTGTCACGTGACTACATCATTCCCGCCCAGATCACGGACGGCCGCATCATCCTGCATTCCAGTGGGGCGACCACACACGGAGAAAAGCTCCGTTATGAGGAACCCGAGAAGAAAAACACGCTCGGCTTCTGGGTGGATCCGGCGGACTGGGCGGAGTGGGAATTCAATGTCACCCGGCCGGGAACATTCGACATCCATCTCTGGCAGGGATGTGGCCCGGGCAGTGGCGGAAGCGAGGTCTCGATCACCACCGCAGGTCAGACCGCCGGTTTCGTCGTGGAGGAAACCGGGCATTTCCAGAATTTCAAGGAACGCGTGGTGGGACGCGTGAGATTTGAAAAAACCGGACCGCAGAAACTCGAACTGCGGGCGTTGAAAAAACCGGGCGCCGCCGTGATGGATGTGAGGCTGATCGTGCTCACCCCGGTGAAGCAAGAGTGA
- a CDS encoding addiction module protein: MSTRELAEEAISLPLAERVSLAQALWQSIDQQSTDLSDAEAIRVAMWRDAEMERGGVEGRTHEQVMDAARRAIGCA, encoded by the coding sequence ATGTCCACGCGGGAACTAGCCGAGGAAGCAATCTCGCTTCCACTTGCCGAACGGGTGTCTCTCGCACAAGCGCTCTGGCAAAGTATCGACCAACAATCCACGGACCTCAGTGACGCGGAGGCGATTCGGGTGGCGATGTGGCGGGACGCCGAGATGGAGCGTGGCGGTGTCGAAGGGCGCACTCACGAACAAGTGATGGACGCCGCTCGTAGAGCCATCGGATGCGCCTGA
- a CDS encoding LpxI family protein → MTHPRTIGIIAGNGVYPETFIAEARRKSPGIKLVVVAFHGETKPELEKLADATEWVRVGQLSKLIKFFVRQGAKEAVMMGQISPKNLFDLRPDLRILMMLARVKERNAETLFGAIGDELAKDGITLLSATTFLDDHLPGPGPVCGPVFKKRQLADAEFGFRIAKQTSALDIGQSVVVRHGTVLAAEAFEGTNACIRRGGELGNGKDVMLVKVSKPNQDFRFDVPVIGPQTIETCAAAGVRSIAIEAGRTLLLEKERVAELCAKHGIGVHAVKEG, encoded by the coding sequence ATGACCCATCCCCGCACCATCGGAATCATCGCTGGAAACGGCGTTTACCCGGAGACCTTCATCGCGGAGGCCCGCAGGAAGTCGCCGGGGATCAAGCTGGTGGTGGTGGCGTTTCATGGCGAGACGAAGCCCGAGCTGGAAAAACTGGCGGATGCGACGGAGTGGGTGCGCGTCGGGCAACTTTCGAAACTCATCAAGTTCTTCGTCCGCCAGGGCGCGAAGGAAGCGGTGATGATGGGACAGATTTCCCCGAAAAACCTCTTCGACCTCCGGCCGGACCTGCGTATCCTGATGATGCTGGCCCGCGTGAAAGAGCGGAATGCGGAGACGCTTTTCGGTGCGATCGGCGACGAACTGGCAAAGGATGGGATCACTCTCCTGTCAGCGACGACATTTCTGGATGATCACCTGCCGGGCCCTGGTCCGGTGTGCGGGCCGGTTTTCAAAAAGCGTCAGCTGGCGGATGCGGAGTTCGGCTTCCGCATCGCGAAACAAACCAGCGCGCTGGACATCGGCCAGAGCGTGGTGGTCCGTCACGGCACCGTGCTTGCCGCGGAAGCGTTCGAGGGGACGAATGCCTGCATCAGGCGCGGTGGCGAATTGGGAAATGGCAAGGACGTGATGCTGGTGAAGGTTTCCAAGCCAAACCAGGACTTCCGGTTCGACGTCCCGGTCATCGGCCCGCAAACCATCGAGACCTGCGCGGCGGCAGGGGTGCGCTCGATCGCGATCGAAGCCGGCAGGACGCTTCTGCTGGAAAAAGAACGCGTCGCCGAGCTTTGCGCGAAGCACGGGATCGGCGTGCATGCGGTGAAGGAGGGTTGA
- a CDS encoding GNAT family N-acetyltransferase: MIDMLVRLYDLPESSETYRTVSEKGVTLRRARAFERHTVSEFVKENFSPKWVSEVEVAMTRQPISCFIATRDKKILGFACHDTTLRGFFGPTGVSEDARGLGLGKALLFKSLEALRDIGYAYAIIGGVGPREFYAKNCGAIEIPGSDPGTYTDLLP, from the coding sequence ATGATCGACATGCTCGTGCGCCTTTACGACCTCCCGGAGTCCTCTGAGACCTATCGCACGGTTTCAGAAAAAGGTGTCACATTGCGCCGGGCCAGGGCCTTCGAGCGGCATACCGTTTCCGAATTTGTGAAGGAAAATTTCTCTCCCAAATGGGTTAGCGAGGTGGAGGTCGCCATGACACGCCAGCCGATCTCCTGTTTCATCGCCACACGGGACAAGAAAATCCTCGGCTTCGCCTGCCATGACACGACCCTGCGCGGATTTTTCGGACCTACCGGAGTTTCGGAAGATGCCCGTGGTCTGGGGCTCGGGAAAGCCCTGCTTTTCAAGTCTCTCGAAGCCCTCCGCGACATCGGCTACGCCTACGCCATCATCGGCGGGGTCGGTCCGAGGGAGTTCTACGCGAAAAACTGTGGAGCCATCGAGATCCCCGGCAGTGATCCGGGAACCTATACGGATCTGCTGCCGTAA
- a CDS encoding DUF6797 domain-containing protein translates to MSFVTQLACLAATATVVQVARAAEWYEEMKIGPAWSNTFEDTFQGTKRVAALKGILLDLGDNHRALFDTETLRLVTAYQGKFKWGGTPWTGQHGPLISLADENAIFNTPSAPGWADSGGSFEDKREIPGFGNLKDATYKGYYRSGSTIVLQYAVNGTDILEVVSGENGTITRTFLVAARTKDLILTVADEKGNFTVSKDKAKSADGLGVTTTGGITLNYELKTPGHLLAKIPKGAAGVFQIALARGTEPKAAAAPDIKKLITGGAPLYPEIVETKGTVSSDKESPYVTDVVTLPNDNPWKSNLRFGGFDFIDEDSAALSSWNGDVWVVKGLKGDWSNFKWQRIASGLFETLGVKVVDGKIFVNGRDQITELVDLNGDGETDYFKVFNRDVIISPNFHEFAFELQTDKAGNFYFSKASPVKGGGRGFDRILPNNGTIVKISPDGKKSEIVATGLRAPGGLGVGPNGELTTGENEGTNQPACKINYTKPGKPVFFGTEASRQFLKSAPYTEPLCYLPMSVDNSGASQVWVPEGANFGVAAGTMLHLSYGQSTVYEVLPVPRKNGSLQGGVVKLPITLQSSAMRARFQKDGSLYLLGFRGWQTNAATECAFQRVRHNADVVVPVPEKMEYTPKGIRLKFPSKLDKELAEDPTSYGSERWNYVRGPQYGSGEFSVDRPDKAAEEQALTRESKDHNVHDTVKIDSARLLPDGQTVELELAGMKPCMTLKVTYDLENTEGGVIKGAMYGTVYKD, encoded by the coding sequence ATGTCATTTGTAACCCAACTTGCGTGTTTAGCCGCCACCGCCACTGTCGTACAGGTCGCCCGTGCCGCCGAATGGTATGAAGAAATGAAAATCGGCCCCGCGTGGTCGAATACCTTCGAGGATACTTTCCAAGGAACCAAGCGTGTTGCCGCTCTCAAGGGCATCCTGCTGGACCTCGGCGACAATCACCGGGCTCTCTTCGACACCGAGACGCTGCGTCTCGTGACCGCTTACCAAGGCAAATTCAAATGGGGGGGCACCCCATGGACGGGCCAGCACGGTCCGCTGATCTCGCTTGCTGACGAGAACGCGATTTTCAATACTCCTTCCGCTCCCGGTTGGGCGGATTCCGGCGGTTCCTTCGAAGACAAGCGCGAGATCCCGGGTTTCGGAAATCTCAAGGACGCGACCTACAAGGGCTACTATCGCTCGGGCAGCACCATCGTCCTGCAATACGCGGTGAACGGCACTGACATCCTCGAAGTCGTTTCCGGTGAAAACGGGACCATCACCCGGACCTTCCTCGTCGCCGCCCGCACGAAGGACCTCATTCTCACCGTTGCGGATGAAAAGGGCAATTTCACGGTTTCCAAGGACAAGGCGAAGTCCGCCGACGGTCTTGGCGTGACCACCACCGGTGGCATCACCCTGAACTATGAACTGAAGACTCCCGGCCATCTTCTGGCGAAGATTCCGAAAGGCGCCGCCGGCGTTTTCCAGATCGCCCTGGCCCGTGGCACCGAGCCAAAGGCGGCCGCCGCTCCTGACATCAAGAAGCTCATCACCGGCGGGGCACCTCTCTATCCCGAGATCGTCGAGACGAAGGGCACCGTGTCCTCCGACAAGGAGTCTCCCTATGTGACGGATGTCGTCACCCTGCCGAACGACAATCCATGGAAGTCCAACCTCCGTTTCGGCGGATTCGATTTCATCGACGAGGATTCCGCCGCGCTGAGCTCGTGGAACGGCGATGTGTGGGTGGTCAAGGGACTCAAGGGCGACTGGAGCAACTTCAAGTGGCAGCGCATCGCTTCCGGTCTTTTTGAAACGCTCGGAGTGAAAGTCGTTGACGGCAAAATCTTCGTCAACGGTCGTGACCAGATCACCGAGCTCGTCGATCTCAATGGCGATGGTGAGACCGACTATTTCAAGGTCTTCAACCGTGACGTCATCATCTCGCCGAACTTCCACGAGTTCGCCTTCGAGCTCCAGACAGACAAGGCCGGGAACTTCTATTTCTCCAAGGCATCCCCCGTCAAAGGTGGTGGCCGTGGTTTCGACCGCATCCTGCCGAACAACGGCACGATCGTGAAAATCAGCCCGGATGGGAAAAAATCCGAAATCGTGGCGACCGGCCTCCGCGCTCCGGGCGGCCTCGGTGTCGGACCGAATGGCGAACTCACCACGGGTGAGAACGAGGGCACGAACCAACCTGCCTGCAAGATCAACTACACCAAGCCTGGCAAGCCGGTGTTCTTCGGGACCGAGGCGTCGCGCCAGTTCCTGAAAAGCGCTCCTTATACCGAGCCGCTTTGCTACCTGCCGATGTCCGTGGACAACTCGGGTGCTTCGCAGGTCTGGGTGCCGGAAGGTGCCAATTTCGGCGTCGCGGCGGGAACTATGCTCCACCTTTCCTACGGTCAGTCCACGGTTTACGAAGTGCTTCCCGTACCGCGTAAGAACGGCTCGCTCCAGGGCGGCGTCGTGAAACTCCCGATCACGCTCCAGTCATCCGCCATGCGCGCCCGCTTCCAGAAGGACGGCTCGCTCTACCTGCTCGGCTTCCGCGGCTGGCAGACGAACGCCGCCACCGAGTGCGCGTTCCAACGCGTCCGTCACAATGCCGACGTGGTCGTGCCGGTTCCTGAGAAGATGGAATACACGCCGAAGGGTATCCGCCTCAAGTTCCCGTCCAAGCTCGACAAGGAGCTTGCCGAAGACCCGACCAGCTACGGCTCCGAGCGTTGGAATTACGTCCGTGGTCCGCAATACGGATCCGGTGAATTCTCCGTGGACCGTCCTGACAAGGCTGCGGAGGAGCAGGCCCTCACCCGCGAATCCAAGGATCACAACGTGCATGATACGGTGAAAATCGACTCCGCACGCCTGCTTCCGGACGGCCAGACCGTCGAACTGGAACTGGCCGGCATGAAGCCTTGCATGACCCTGAAAGTGACCTACGACCTCGAGAATACCGAGGGTGGAGTCATCAAGGGCGCCATGTATGGCACCGTTTACAAGGATTGA